A genome region from Pseudomonas anguilliseptica includes the following:
- a CDS encoding helix-turn-helix domain-containing protein produces the protein MNSQSQPVGALLRQWRQHRRLSQLDLACEADISTRHLSFVETGRAQPSREMLLLLAEQLDIPLRERNRLLSAAGYAPLFTQHELSEPAMAAARTAIELLLKAHEPYPALTIDRHWNLLAANSAVAPFLLGLAPELLVPPINVMRLSLHPGGLAPRIVNLGAWRAYLLARLQRDFQASGDAQLQALWDELNAYPGPAAPAQFDSDTVLMPLQFVSEQGVISLIGTTTVFGTANDITLAELALETFFPADAFSAQYLRDLAESTHLSDEITL, from the coding sequence ATGAACAGCCAAAGCCAGCCCGTCGGGGCCCTGCTGCGCCAGTGGCGTCAGCATCGTCGTTTGAGCCAGCTCGACCTCGCCTGCGAGGCCGATATTTCCACCCGCCACCTGAGTTTCGTCGAAACCGGGCGCGCCCAGCCCAGCCGCGAGATGCTGTTGTTGCTCGCCGAGCAGCTGGATATTCCGCTACGCGAGCGCAATAGGCTGCTTAGCGCCGCCGGCTATGCACCGCTGTTTACTCAGCATGAGCTGTCCGAGCCAGCCATGGCCGCCGCGCGAACCGCCATCGAACTGCTGCTCAAGGCCCATGAGCCCTACCCGGCACTGACCATTGACCGCCACTGGAACCTGCTGGCGGCCAACAGCGCCGTGGCCCCCTTTCTGCTCGGCTTGGCCCCGGAGCTGCTGGTACCGCCGATCAATGTGATGCGCTTGAGTCTGCATCCGGGTGGCCTGGCGCCGCGCATCGTCAACCTGGGCGCGTGGCGCGCCTACCTGCTGGCGCGGTTGCAGCGCGATTTTCAGGCCAGCGGTGATGCTCAGCTGCAAGCGTTATGGGATGAGCTGAACGCCTATCCGGGGCCGGCGGCACCCGCGCAGTTCGACAGCGACACGGTGCTGATGCCGTTGCAGTTTGTCAGCGAGCAGGGCGTGATCAGCCTGATCGGCACGACCACGGTATTCGGCACCGCCAACGACATCACCCTGGCGGAACTGGCGCTGGAAACCTTCTTCCCGGCCGATGCCTTCAGCGCGCAGTACCTGCGTGACTTGGCCGAATCGACGCATCTTTCCGACGAAATCACTCTTTAG
- a CDS encoding bifunctional nitrate reductase/sulfite reductase flavoprotein subunit alpha, with amino-acid sequence MANKTVRSVCPYCGVGCGIVMQVENGKIAKVSGDQQHPSNFGRLCTKGSTCAQPLNESGRMQHAYLRSERSRDPGQVTMDAAINAAARLRTTLDEHGPDAIALYVSGQMSLEAQYLANKLVKGYLGSNQIESNSRLCMASAGSGYKLSLGADGPPGSYQDFDRADVFFVIGANMADCHPILFLRLMARVKAGAKLIVVDPRRNATADKANLFLQIKPGSDLLLLNGLLHLLHKNGHTDLAFIAEFTEGWEVMPDFLESYTPDNVATHTGLSEAAIRQAARWIGEAGEWMSCWTMGLNQSTHGTWNTNALCNLHLATGKICRPGSGPFSLTGQPNAMGGREMGYMGPGLPGQRSVLVDDDRAFVEQVWGVPAGTLHTRLGGGSVTLFEDLAAGKVKACWIICTNPVASMANRSTVIEGLKAAELVIAQDAFLDTETNRYADILLPGALWAEAEGVMINSERNLTLMPQAVEPPGEAMADWRIIAEVACAMGFADGFSYESAEQVFEEIKRFHNPKTGYDLRGASYPRLRQTPLQWPCASAAGDGRMPLRYINDGISQHLHIRADGSTPRLAFATPSGKAQFFPRPHLDPAEMPDADFSFVLNTGRLQHQWHTLTKTGKVATLNKLNPGPFIEVHPQDAAALGVRDRDQLEVRSRRGHAVLPVQISDRVLPGGCFAPFHWNDVYGDNLAINAVTSDAIDPLSQQPEFKFCAVSLRRIELIAHQRLDTPAAEAVDSTRLSHSPEELAMSSIETFAALLGVDCSAPPPLSESERSYMAGYISGLRSNPGGGVPSLPSQAPLAEPTRLWLDGMLAGIFSRVAPAALATNPAVTLLWASQTGNAEALAERLAANLSEAGVAVALSCMADYPPQQLASAGSVLLLSSTFGDGDAPDNGQAFWNALQASDLRLENLRYAVLALGDPNYEQFCQHGKNLDRRLAELGATPLRPCLDCDSDFDEAASAWLSELLPLLRPAATAVPAHSAASTEPVSTVSKTQPLPARLALNLRLNAEGASKDTRQFAFALGDSGLAYEAGDALGVWPHNCPELVEEVLELAHLDGEQRVNVAKVGDLSLREALTSHFEIAWPSNEALALVAERSASSELRSLLGERKAELKDWLWGRQLADVLQAYPAEHSAGELLGSLKRLQPRLYSISSSPKAHAGEVHLTVSAVRYGKRKGVASTFLADRADNGEVPLFVQSNKYFRVPQDGDVPMIMIGPGTGVAPFRGFLHERRARGDAGKNWLFFGEQHAASDFYYRDELTAMQHDGLLTNLSLAFSRDQAQKIYVQDRIREQGFELWRWLEEGAQLYVCGDANRMAKDVEQALRDVAREHGGLSEEKAAEHIRRLAELKRYLRDVY; translated from the coding sequence GTGGCGAACAAAACCGTGCGAAGTGTCTGTCCCTATTGCGGCGTCGGCTGCGGCATCGTCATGCAAGTGGAAAACGGCAAGATCGCCAAGGTCAGCGGTGACCAACAGCATCCGAGCAACTTCGGCCGCCTGTGCACCAAGGGCAGCACCTGCGCCCAACCGCTGAACGAATCCGGCCGCATGCAGCACGCCTACCTGCGCAGCGAACGCAGCCGCGACCCTGGGCAAGTCACCATGGATGCCGCTATCAACGCCGCCGCCCGCCTGCGCACGACTCTCGATGAACACGGGCCGGACGCCATCGCCCTGTATGTCTCCGGGCAGATGTCGCTGGAGGCGCAGTACCTGGCCAACAAGCTGGTCAAGGGCTACCTGGGCAGCAACCAGATCGAATCCAACTCGCGCCTGTGCATGGCCAGCGCCGGCAGTGGCTACAAATTGTCGCTGGGCGCCGACGGCCCGCCCGGCTCGTACCAGGATTTCGACCGCGCCGATGTGTTCTTCGTCATCGGCGCAAATATGGCCGACTGTCACCCGATCCTGTTTCTACGCCTGATGGCACGGGTCAAGGCCGGCGCCAAGCTGATCGTCGTCGACCCCCGGCGCAATGCCACAGCGGACAAGGCCAATCTGTTTCTGCAGATCAAACCGGGCAGCGACCTGCTGCTGCTCAACGGCTTGCTGCACCTGCTGCACAAGAACGGCCACACCGATCTAGCCTTTATTGCCGAGTTCACCGAAGGCTGGGAGGTCATGCCGGACTTCCTTGAGAGCTACACCCCTGACAACGTCGCCACCCACACCGGACTCAGCGAAGCGGCGATCCGCCAGGCCGCACGCTGGATCGGCGAAGCCGGCGAGTGGATGAGCTGCTGGACCATGGGCCTCAATCAGAGCACCCACGGCACCTGGAACACCAATGCCCTGTGCAACCTGCACCTGGCCACCGGCAAGATCTGCCGCCCCGGTAGCGGGCCGTTTTCCCTTACCGGCCAACCCAACGCCATGGGCGGCCGCGAGATGGGCTATATGGGCCCCGGCCTGCCGGGCCAGCGCAGCGTGCTGGTGGACGACGACCGCGCCTTTGTCGAGCAAGTCTGGGGCGTGCCCGCCGGCACCCTGCACACCCGCCTGGGCGGCGGCAGCGTAACCCTGTTCGAGGATCTGGCAGCCGGCAAGGTCAAAGCCTGCTGGATCATCTGCACCAATCCGGTGGCGAGCATGGCCAACCGCAGCACGGTGATCGAAGGGCTGAAGGCCGCCGAACTGGTGATCGCCCAGGACGCTTTTCTCGACACCGAAACCAATCGCTACGCCGACATCCTCCTGCCCGGCGCGCTGTGGGCCGAAGCCGAAGGGGTGATGATCAACTCCGAACGCAACCTGACTCTGATGCCGCAAGCCGTCGAGCCGCCCGGCGAGGCCATGGCCGACTGGCGGATCATCGCCGAGGTGGCCTGCGCCATGGGCTTTGCCGACGGCTTCAGCTACGAATCGGCCGAGCAGGTGTTCGAGGAGATCAAGCGCTTCCACAATCCCAAGACCGGCTACGACCTGCGCGGCGCCAGCTACCCGCGCCTGCGCCAAACGCCGCTGCAATGGCCCTGCGCCAGCGCAGCGGGCGACGGGCGCATGCCACTGCGCTACATCAACGACGGCATCAGCCAGCATCTGCACATTCGCGCAGACGGCAGCACGCCGCGCCTGGCCTTTGCTACGCCCAGCGGTAAAGCGCAGTTCTTCCCGCGCCCGCACCTCGACCCGGCGGAAATGCCCGATGCCGACTTCTCCTTTGTGCTCAACACCGGGCGCCTGCAGCACCAGTGGCACACCCTGACCAAAACCGGCAAGGTCGCCACGCTAAACAAGCTCAACCCCGGCCCTTTTATCGAAGTGCACCCGCAGGACGCCGCCGCCCTCGGCGTGCGCGACCGTGATCAGCTAGAAGTCCGCTCGCGGCGTGGCCATGCCGTGCTGCCGGTACAGATCAGCGACCGCGTGCTGCCCGGCGGCTGCTTTGCGCCGTTCCACTGGAACGATGTGTACGGCGACAACCTGGCGATCAACGCGGTGACCAGCGACGCCATCGACCCCCTCTCGCAGCAGCCGGAATTCAAGTTCTGCGCTGTCAGCCTGCGGCGTATCGAACTGATCGCCCATCAACGCCTCGATACGCCCGCCGCCGAGGCAGTCGACAGCACTCGCCTCTCTCACTCGCCCGAGGAACTCGCGATGTCGAGCATCGAAACCTTTGCGGCCCTGCTCGGCGTAGATTGCAGCGCGCCGCCGCCCCTCAGCGAAAGCGAGCGCAGCTATATGGCCGGCTATATCAGCGGCTTGCGCAGCAACCCCGGCGGCGGTGTGCCCAGCCTGCCGAGCCAGGCGCCCCTGGCCGAGCCGACCCGCCTGTGGCTCGATGGCATGCTCGCCGGAATATTCAGCCGCGTCGCACCCGCGGCGCTGGCAACAAATCCTGCGGTAACCCTGTTGTGGGCCTCGCAGACCGGCAATGCCGAGGCGCTGGCCGAACGCCTTGCCGCAAATCTGAGCGAAGCCGGGGTAGCCGTGGCGCTGAGCTGCATGGCCGATTACCCGCCGCAGCAACTGGCCAGCGCCGGTTCGGTGCTGCTGCTCAGCAGCACCTTCGGCGACGGCGATGCGCCAGACAACGGCCAGGCCTTCTGGAACGCCCTGCAGGCCAGCGACCTGCGCCTGGAAAATCTGCGTTATGCGGTACTGGCCCTCGGTGACCCGAATTACGAACAGTTCTGCCAGCACGGCAAAAACCTCGACCGCCGCCTGGCCGAACTCGGCGCCACGCCGCTGCGGCCCTGCCTGGATTGCGACAGCGATTTCGACGAGGCTGCCTCGGCCTGGCTAAGCGAGCTGCTACCACTGCTGCGCCCGGCGGCAACGGCAGTTCCTGCACACAGCGCCGCTTCAACTGAACCCGTCAGCACGGTGAGCAAAACCCAGCCGCTGCCCGCGCGCCTGGCGCTTAACCTGCGTCTGAACGCGGAAGGCGCGAGCAAGGACACCCGTCAGTTCGCTTTCGCCCTGGGCGACTCCGGCCTGGCCTACGAAGCCGGCGATGCCCTCGGCGTATGGCCGCACAACTGCCCGGAGCTGGTCGAGGAAGTGCTCGAACTGGCGCATCTGGACGGCGAGCAACGGGTCAACGTGGCCAAGGTCGGCGACTTGTCGCTGCGCGAGGCGCTGACCAGCCATTTCGAAATCGCCTGGCCGAGCAACGAGGCCCTCGCCCTGGTCGCCGAACGCAGCGCCAGCAGCGAATTGCGCAGCCTGCTTGGCGAGCGCAAGGCCGAGCTGAAGGACTGGCTGTGGGGCCGCCAACTGGCCGACGTGCTGCAGGCCTATCCAGCCGAGCATTCAGCGGGCGAGCTGCTGGGCAGCCTCAAGCGTCTGCAACCGCGCCTGTATTCGATCTCCTCAAGCCCCAAGGCGCATGCCGGCGAAGTGCACCTGACCGTGTCCGCCGTGCGCTACGGCAAACGCAAGGGCGTGGCCTCGACCTTTCTCGCCGACCGTGCGGATAACGGCGAGGTGCCGCTGTTTGTGCAGAGCAACAAATACTTCCGCGTGCCCCAGGATGGCGACGTGCCGATGATCATGATCGGCCCCGGCACCGGCGTGGCGCCGTTTCGCGGCTTCCTCCACGAACGCCGCGCGCGCGGCGATGCCGGCAAAAACTGGCTGTTCTTCGGCGAGCAGCATGCGGCCAGCGACTTCTACTACCGCGACGAGCTGACCGCGATGCAGCACGACGGCCTGCTGACCAATCTCAGCCTGGCCTTCTCCCGCGATCAGGCGCAGAAGATCTACGTGCAGGATCGTATTCGCGAGCAGGGCTTTGAGCTCTGGCGCTGGCTAGAGGAGGGTGCGCAGCTGTATGTCTGCGGCGACGCCAACCGCATGGCCAAGGATGTCGAACAGGCGCTACGGGATGTGGCGCGCGAGCACGGCGGTTTGAGCGAGGAAAAAGCCGCCGAACATATTCGCCGTTTGGCCGAACTGAAGCGCTATCTGCGTGATGTGTACTGA
- the nirB gene encoding nitrite reductase large subunit NirB has translation MNSTDTSTDQQRLIIIGNGMVGHHCVEQLIERGALAQYRVHVFSEEPLRAYDRVHLSEYFTGRDAESLALSGAELYQTPGVTLHLGVPVLEVDRERREVITAEGSFPYDQLVLATGSYPFVPPIEGAEGDSRLVYRTLADLDTIQAAAKSARRGVVVGGGLLGLEAANALKSLGLEAHVVEFAPRLMPVQLDDHGGLALKAQIEALGVSVHLSRGTQSITPGSEYRYRMNFAGDEFLETDLIVFSAGIRPQDAIAKQCGLELGPRGGVAIDSQCRTSDPAIYAIGECAAWNGGIFGLVAPGYQMARSVATQLCGEDSEPFMGADMSTKLKLLGVDVGSIGDAHGATAGSRSYRFIDEATASYRRLVVSADGKQALGAVLVGDNSYYDTLLQYVQNGIALPADPSCLILPQGEGAPALGAATICSCHNVSKGAICAAIDGGCGGCSALLKQVFEHELTARGVVVDKSLCEHFAYTRQELYGIVRVEGIESFEELLAKHGRGHVGCDICKPAVGSILASCWNRSITDPALVPLQDTNDTFMANMQKNGTYSVVPRIPGGEITPDGLLAIGAVAKKYDLYTKITGGQRIDLFGAQLHELPDIWAELIAAGFETGHAYGKSLRTVKSCVGSTWCRYGVQDSVAMALLEDRYKGLRSPHKIKFAVSGCTRECAEAQSKDVGVIATENGWNLYVAGNGGMRPRHAELFATDLDDATLVRYIDRFLMFYVRTADRLQRTSVWRESLEGGLDYLKDVIIDDSLGLGAELEAQMQLVIDRYECEWANALKDPEKLKRFRTFVNEKGGDPDIQFVEERGQRRPISAAELQLIPAEEVV, from the coding sequence ATGAACAGCACAGATACCTCCACAGACCAGCAACGGCTGATCATCATCGGCAACGGCATGGTCGGCCATCACTGCGTCGAGCAACTGATCGAGCGTGGCGCGCTGGCGCAGTACCGCGTGCATGTGTTCAGTGAAGAGCCGCTGCGCGCCTATGACCGCGTGCACCTCTCCGAGTATTTCACCGGCCGCGATGCCGAATCCCTGGCCCTGAGTGGCGCCGAGCTGTACCAGACGCCGGGCGTGACCCTGCACCTCGGCGTGCCGGTGCTGGAGGTCGACCGCGAACGCCGCGAAGTGATCACCGCCGAAGGCAGCTTCCCTTACGACCAGTTGGTGCTGGCCACCGGCTCCTACCCCTTCGTGCCGCCGATTGAAGGCGCCGAAGGCGATTCGCGCCTGGTCTACCGCACCCTGGCCGACCTCGACACCATCCAGGCCGCGGCCAAGAGTGCGCGCCGTGGCGTGGTGGTCGGTGGCGGCCTGCTCGGCCTGGAAGCCGCCAACGCGCTGAAATCCCTGGGCCTGGAAGCCCATGTGGTGGAATTCGCCCCGCGCCTGATGCCGGTGCAGCTGGATGACCACGGCGGCCTGGCGCTGAAGGCGCAGATCGAGGCCCTGGGCGTCAGCGTGCACCTGTCGCGCGGCACCCAGTCGATCACCCCGGGCAGCGAGTACCGTTACCGGATGAATTTCGCTGGGGATGAGTTCCTTGAGACCGACCTGATCGTGTTCTCCGCCGGCATCCGCCCGCAGGACGCCATCGCCAAGCAGTGCGGCCTGGAACTCGGCCCGCGCGGCGGTGTGGCCATCGACAGCCAGTGCCGCACCAGCGACCCGGCGATCTACGCCATCGGCGAGTGCGCGGCATGGAACGGCGGCATCTTCGGCCTGGTTGCGCCGGGCTACCAGATGGCCCGCAGCGTCGCCACCCAGCTGTGCGGCGAAGACAGCGAGCCGTTCATGGGCGCGGACATGTCGACCAAGCTCAAGCTGCTCGGCGTCGACGTCGGCTCCATCGGCGATGCCCACGGCGCCACCGCCGGCTCGCGCAGCTACCGCTTTATCGACGAGGCCACGGCCAGCTACCGCCGCTTGGTGGTCTCCGCCGACGGCAAGCAGGCGCTCGGCGCCGTGCTGGTCGGTGACAACAGCTACTACGACACCCTGCTGCAGTACGTGCAGAACGGCATTGCGCTTCCGGCCGACCCATCCTGCCTGATCTTGCCGCAAGGCGAAGGCGCCCCGGCGCTGGGCGCCGCCACCATCTGCTCCTGCCACAACGTCAGCAAGGGCGCGATCTGCGCCGCCATCGACGGCGGCTGCGGCGGCTGCTCGGCGCTGCTCAAGCAGGTGTTCGAGCATGAACTGACCGCCCGTGGCGTAGTGGTCGACAAGAGCCTCTGCGAGCACTTCGCCTACACCCGCCAGGAGCTGTACGGCATCGTCCGCGTTGAAGGCATCGAGAGCTTCGAAGAACTGCTGGCCAAGCATGGCCGCGGCCATGTCGGCTGCGACATCTGCAAGCCGGCGGTGGGCTCAATCCTCGCATCCTGCTGGAACCGCTCGATCACCGACCCGGCGCTGGTGCCGCTGCAGGACACCAACGACACCTTTATGGCCAACATGCAGAAGAACGGTACCTACTCGGTGGTGCCGCGTATTCCCGGTGGCGAGATCACCCCGGACGGCCTGCTGGCCATCGGCGCGGTGGCGAAGAAATACGACCTCTACACCAAGATCACCGGCGGCCAGCGCATCGACCTGTTCGGCGCGCAGCTGCACGAGCTGCCGGATATCTGGGCCGAACTGATCGCCGCCGGCTTCGAAACCGGCCACGCCTACGGCAAGTCGCTGCGCACGGTGAAGTCCTGCGTGGGCAGCACCTGGTGCCGCTACGGCGTGCAGGACAGCGTGGCCATGGCGCTGCTGGAGGACCGCTACAAGGGCCTGCGCTCGCCGCACAAGATCAAATTTGCGGTCTCCGGCTGCACCCGCGAATGCGCCGAGGCGCAGAGCAAGGACGTCGGCGTGATCGCCACCGAGAACGGCTGGAACCTCTACGTCGCCGGCAACGGCGGCATGCGCCCCCGCCACGCCGAGCTGTTCGCCACCGATCTGGATGACGCCACCCTGGTGCGCTACATCGACCGCTTCCTGATGTTCTACGTACGCACCGCCGACCGCCTGCAACGCACCTCGGTGTGGCGCGAGTCGCTGGAAGGCGGCCTGGATTACCTCAAGGACGTGATCATCGACGACAGCCTGGGTCTCGGCGCCGAACTGGAAGCGCAGATGCAGCTGGTGATCGACCGCTACGAGTGCGAATGGGCCAACGCCCTGAAGGACCCGGAGAAGCTCAAGCGCTTCCGCACCTTCGTCAACGAAAAGGGTGGCGACCCGGATATCCAGTTTGTCGAGGAACGCGGCCAGCGCCGCCCGATCAGCGCCGCCGAACTGCAACTTATTCCAGCCGAGGAGGTGGTCTGA
- the nirD gene encoding nitrite reductase small subunit NirD has product MGQSSATATVEQTSVQWRALCSRADLVANSGVVAWVDGAQVALFFLPNEASDKQLYAVDNRDPKSGANVIGRGIIGSLAGDLVIAAPLYKQHYRLEDGSCLEYPEQQLRTWPVRLQGDRVEIGLS; this is encoded by the coding sequence ATGGGCCAGTCGAGCGCAACCGCAACAGTCGAGCAAACCAGCGTGCAATGGCGCGCCCTGTGCAGCCGTGCCGATCTGGTGGCCAACTCCGGCGTGGTCGCCTGGGTTGACGGCGCCCAGGTGGCGCTGTTCTTTCTACCCAATGAGGCCAGCGACAAGCAGCTGTATGCCGTGGACAACCGCGACCCCAAGTCCGGCGCCAACGTCATCGGCCGCGGCATCATCGGCAGCCTGGCTGGCGACCTGGTGATTGCGGCGCCGCTGTACAAACAGCACTACCGCCTAGAAGACGGCAGCTGCCTGGAATACCCGGAGCAGCAACTGCGCACCTGGCCGGTCCGCCTGCAGGGTGACCGGGTGGAGATCGGCCTGAGCTAA
- the modA gene encoding molybdate ABC transporter substrate-binding protein, protein MQIRIAAMFAALIFSSQALAEQVQVAVAANFTAPLQVIATEFEKDTGHSVLASFGATGQLYAQIQHGAPFEVFLSADASTPAKLDSEGLGVSGSRFTYAVGSLVLWSAKPGYLDGSDAVLKANQYKHLAIANPKAAPYGLAATEVLDKLGLSAAVKDKLVEGQNITQAHQFIATGNAELGFVALSQVYKDGQLSSGSAWMVPAQMHTPIKQDALILKKGEHNPAAVALTAYLKGEKAARIIKSYGYQL, encoded by the coding sequence ATGCAAATTCGTATCGCGGCGATGTTCGCCGCCTTGATTTTCAGCAGCCAAGCCCTGGCTGAGCAGGTGCAGGTCGCAGTGGCCGCCAACTTCACCGCGCCGCTGCAGGTGATTGCCACCGAGTTCGAGAAAGACACCGGGCACAGCGTGCTCGCCTCCTTCGGCGCCACCGGGCAGCTGTATGCGCAGATTCAGCATGGCGCGCCGTTTGAGGTCTTTCTCAGTGCCGATGCAAGCACCCCGGCCAAGCTCGACAGCGAAGGCCTGGGCGTCAGCGGTTCGCGCTTTACCTATGCAGTTGGCAGCCTGGTGCTGTGGTCTGCCAAGCCGGGTTATCTGGATGGCAGCGACGCAGTGCTTAAGGCCAATCAGTACAAACATCTGGCGATCGCCAACCCGAAAGCCGCTCCTTACGGCCTGGCAGCCACCGAAGTGCTGGACAAGCTGGGCCTGAGTGCGGCGGTCAAGGACAAACTGGTCGAAGGGCAGAACATCACCCAGGCGCATCAGTTTATTGCCACCGGCAACGCCGAGCTGGGCTTTGTTGCGCTGTCGCAGGTGTACAAGGATGGCCAGCTCAGCAGTGGCTCGGCCTGGATGGTGCCGGCGCAGATGCATACGCCGATCAAGCAGGATGCGTTGATCCTCAAGAAGGGAGAACATAACCCGGCCGCTGTAGCCCTGACCGCGTACCTGAAAGGCGAGAAGGCGGCGAGGATCATCAAGTCTTACGGCTACCAACTCTAA
- the modB gene encoding molybdate ABC transporter permease subunit produces MPLSKADFAAVLLTLELASLTTLLLLLIGTPIAWWLARTSSKWKQPVGAIVALPLVLPPTVIGFYLLVSMGPHGFIGQLTQSLGLGTLTFTFTGLVIGSVFYSLPFVVQPLQNAFEAIGRAPLEAAATLRAGPWDAFFTVVLPLAKPGFITASILGFAHTVGEFGVVLMIGGNIPGKTQVASVQIYNYVETMQYAQAHWLAGGMVLFSFIVLLALYSGRSSGRSSTRVWQ; encoded by the coding sequence ATGCCACTGAGCAAAGCTGATTTCGCTGCGGTACTGCTGACGCTTGAGCTGGCATCGCTGACCACCCTATTGCTGTTGCTGATCGGCACGCCGATTGCCTGGTGGCTGGCGCGCACGTCATCCAAATGGAAGCAACCCGTCGGCGCCATCGTCGCCTTGCCGCTGGTGCTGCCGCCGACGGTGATCGGCTTCTACCTGCTGGTGAGCATGGGTCCGCATGGTTTTATCGGTCAGCTGACCCAAAGCCTCGGCCTCGGCACCCTGACATTTACCTTTACCGGACTGGTGATCGGCTCGGTGTTCTACTCCCTGCCCTTTGTCGTGCAGCCGCTGCAGAACGCCTTCGAGGCGATTGGCCGGGCTCCGCTTGAAGCGGCAGCCACTCTGCGTGCCGGGCCTTGGGATGCATTCTTTACAGTGGTACTGCCGTTGGCCAAGCCGGGCTTTATCACTGCTTCGATTCTCGGTTTCGCCCATACCGTAGGTGAGTTCGGCGTGGTGCTGATGATCGGCGGCAATATCCCCGGCAAGACCCAGGTGGCGTCGGTGCAGATCTACAACTATGTGGAAACCATGCAATACGCCCAGGCCCACTGGCTGGCGGGCGGCATGGTGCTGTTCTCCTTTATCGTGCTGCTGGCGCTCTACTCTGGACGAAGCAGCGGGCGCAGCAGTACGCGGGTGTGGCAATGA
- the modC gene encoding molybdenum ABC transporter ATP-binding protein → MIWPLARRNPAIRTVAEPGAIHASFKVEHSGFTLDVQLNLPGRGVSALFGHSGSGKTSCLRCFAGLDQPSAGYLQVNGELWQDSARGIFVPAHQRAVGYVFQDANLFAHLTVRRNLQYGLKRIPAVQRRIALEQAVELLGIEHLLECLPDKLSGGEQQRVGIARALLTSPRLLLMDEPLASLDLKRKQEVLPYLERLHQELEIPIVYVSHSPDEVARLADHLVLLEDGKVSASGPLKETLLRADLPFVFEDDAEAVVDGVVTAHDQAYGLLYLQLPDSQINLRLPHGSLPLGQSVRIKVKARDVSLSLQQAEDSSVLNLLPALVLDWINVAEQAHVLVRVQVGGEQLIARITRYSFDRLQIQREQLLWAQVKSVSLLSTH, encoded by the coding sequence ATGATCTGGCCATTGGCACGGCGCAATCCGGCGATCCGCACAGTTGCCGAGCCGGGAGCAATCCACGCGAGTTTCAAGGTTGAACACTCAGGTTTTACCCTGGATGTTCAGCTGAACCTGCCCGGTCGCGGCGTCAGCGCCCTGTTCGGTCATTCCGGCTCGGGCAAAACCAGTTGCTTACGCTGTTTTGCCGGGCTGGACCAGCCGAGCGCAGGCTACCTGCAGGTCAACGGCGAGCTGTGGCAGGACAGCGCCAGGGGCATCTTCGTCCCTGCGCATCAACGCGCCGTGGGTTACGTGTTTCAGGATGCCAACCTGTTTGCCCACCTTACGGTGCGGCGCAATCTGCAGTACGGCTTGAAGCGCATCCCCGCTGTGCAGCGGCGGATTGCCCTGGAGCAGGCAGTGGAATTGCTGGGCATTGAGCATCTGCTGGAGTGCCTGCCGGACAAGCTGTCTGGCGGCGAGCAGCAGCGCGTCGGTATCGCCCGCGCTCTGCTGACCAGCCCGCGCTTGCTGCTGATGGATGAGCCGCTGGCGTCCCTCGACCTCAAACGCAAACAGGAGGTGCTGCCTTACCTGGAGCGCCTGCATCAGGAACTGGAAATTCCGATTGTCTACGTCAGCCACTCGCCGGATGAGGTGGCACGCCTGGCTGATCATCTGGTGTTGCTCGAGGACGGTAAGGTCAGCGCCAGCGGCCCGCTCAAGGAAACCCTGCTGCGCGCCGACCTGCCGTTTGTTTTTGAGGACGATGCCGAAGCCGTGGTCGACGGTGTGGTTACCGCGCATGATCAGGCCTACGGGCTGCTCTACCTGCAATTGCCAGATAGCCAGATCAACCTGCGCTTACCCCACGGGTCGCTGCCGTTGGGCCAGTCGGTGCGGATCAAGGTTAAGGCGCGCGATGTCAGCCTGAGCCTGCAACAGGCCGAGGACAGCAGCGTGCTCAACCTGTTGCCGGCACTGGTGCTGGACTGGATCAACGTCGCCGAGCAGGCCCATGTGCTGGTGCGTGTGCAGGTGGGTGGCGAGCAGCTGATCGCCCGCATCACCCGTTACTCCTTCGACCGCCTGCAGATCCAGCGCGAGCAGTTGCTGTGGGCGCAGGTCAAGTCGGTGTCACTGTTAAGCACCCACTGA